ACGCAAAAGGTGCCCGTTAACAGCAACACATCATGATAGGTTGGACTGCGCAATTTTTGGATGATTTGCTTAGGATGCCCCAAGCCCGATGGCTCGATAAAAATGCGATCGGGATTGTATTGACGGATCAACTGGTTAAGGCCTTTTTGGAACGCTGCCGAGGTCGTACAACACACGCACCCTCCCGGCACTTCGGTAATAGCGATGTCCAAATCCGCATAAAATGCACTGTCTAAACCGATGTCGCCAAACTCATTGACCAGTACTGCCCACCGCTCATGCGGAGGTGATTGCTCCAGCAAATGGCGAATCAATGTGGTTTTTCCCGCGCCTAAAAACCCGGTCACCAGTGTCACCTTAATGCCTTGATAGCGCATAAACACTCCTTAGCCGTTGGTCGGTTTAGCGGTAACTTTAACTTTAACTTTAATGTTGTTGTTTACGTCTTTACTCTGACGAATCAGCTCATCACCCGCTATTGCCCTAGGAGATTTAGCCAGTCGATCGTACAACACCACATTGACCGACGCGGCCAAATTCATGCAACCGATGGTCGGCACAAACACCACGTAATCTGCACGATCTATAAGGTTTTGCGCAATGGTGCCGTCTTCTGGACCAAAAATGTACAGCGCTTTTTCAGGATGATGAAAAGCTGGCAAAGGCGTGGCGCCTTGAACCAAATCGACACACACAATTTTGGTATCGGCATCGACTGCATCGATAAAGTTTTCTAACCCCAAGGAATCAATATTGATCAGTGGAATCGATGTACTGGCTTTTTGGGTGTCAGTCGACATTTTTGTGGCACGGTCGTAACGCTTCCCCGAATAAAACACCTGGTCGGCTTGATAACAGCCCGCAGCGCGCATCACAGAGCCAACATTTGTAATATCTTTGGGGTTGCTTAACCCAATGGAAACCGTGTTTTTTTTCATCAGTTTTACTCTATCAATAAGGCCATCACTTCTGACTATTATAGCATTGAGACCTAGTGATGACTGCTATATGATTCGCCCTTCAATTTCCCGCCTCGCAAGTGAAAAAACTATGTCTGACAACACGCTTTATACGGACCTTTCTGGCTATTACGATTTAATGTGCGCCGATATTAACTATCAGGCCCAAAGCAAGAGCGTGCAAAGACTCGACCAGATCTTTGGCAACCAAGGAAAACGTCATTTGGATTTAGCCTGCGGAACCGGTCCACACATCGCCTACCTTTTACAAGAAGGCTATCAATGCAGCGGTTTAGACATTAATCAGCCCATGTTGGATCTCGCGAAACAGCGTTGCCCCGAGGCCAACTATTCCCTAGGCAACATGTGCGCATTTGAAACCATCGAGCCTTATGATTTGATCACCTGTTTTTTGTATTCAATCCATTACAGCGGGGATATCGCACAATTACGTTCGTGCATAGACAGTGCTCACAAGGCACTCAATGAAGGCGGCGTTTTTTGCTTTAATGCGGTAGACAAACACCACATAGACAATGCCTTGTTTGCAAAACACGACGTTAAACACGGCGGCAGTGTGTTTTCGTTTGGCTCATCATGGTATTACTCTGGGGAAGGTGAAAAGCAAACTCTCAAATTAAGCATTAAAAAAGCTGAGCAGCATTCTGAACAACACTGGCAAGACGAACACCCTATGGTCGCGCTGAGTTTTAATGAGCTCCAAACACTATTAGATGCGTATTTTGAGGTGCATATTTTCGAACATGACTACGACAAGATTTTGCCTTGGGGCGAGCAATCCGGTAACGCTGTTTTTGTGTGCATCAAAAAATAAAAACACACACTAAGGCCAGTAAACCATCGACACAAGGGCAGTTTAATCAGTTCATCGAGCGGTATTTTAAAATTAAAGTGATGATTTCGTGGTCACTCACGGTAGAAGACAAGGATTCATTGATGGATCGTCTTTGAGGTAAGTAAATATTGAATTTGCTTTTTAACAATCCCACGACTTGGGAGTCAGAATTTGGATCAAATGGCTGACTTGCAAAATTACAAATCCGCTGTAGTAAGAACTCTTTTGCTGTATTAATCATGTACTTCCTAGGGTGTCATAATATAGCGGCACAAGGGTGACGCTAAAGGTCATTCTAAATGGGTTTGAGGAAACGGGTTCGGAGTAACGTTCGTTAGATGGCTTTTCAAAAGGGCTTTTTGCCAACTAATAAACAAATTTGTATGTTAAAACACGAGAGAATAATATGGGCTGATTCTCTCGCTTTGTCTAGGGTTGCTTTACCTTAAAATACAAATATTATGGCTTACGCTCGATTATCTAGACAATAAAGGCAAGGTCACCTCGATTAATAAGCCGCCCAGTGCGCTTCGCTTCGCTAGAATAACACCTTGATGCTGACGTATGGCACTTTCAGCAATCGCCAAGCCCAATCCAGCTCCACCACTGTGACGGTCCCGTGCGGTAGAAACACGGTAAAACGGACGAAAAATAGAGTCTAATTCATCCTCAGGTACGCCCTCACCATCGTCTTCAACCCGCACTGTAAACGTTGTAGGAGTCACATCAAACGAGACATGAATCGTCTTCTTACCATAATGAATGGCATTACGGATGATATTCTCTAAAGCGCTCATAATCAGTGGCGAGTCGCACATCATCGTCCGATCAGGCACCACAGGTAGCAACATGCTCTTGCCCATTTGCTCTGCTTCAAATTGGCTATCTGCGAATAATTCATCAAACAGATGGCACAATGGCTGCGCTTCTCTTTGCAAATGGCTGTCGACCTGCACTCTAGACAACGCCAGTAACTTGGCTATCATCTGTTCAAGACGCTGCGCTTCTGTGTCAATACGAATCAAATCCGGGCTTTCTCCCAATTTTCGCCACGCTAACGCTTGCGCCATTCTTAGGCGTGTCAAGGGTGAGCGCAGTTCATGGGAAATATCCGACAGTAAACGCTGTTGCCCTGACATCATCCTGTTCACGGCTTCGACCATTTGGTTAAAGCTCGCTCCAGCTTGGCGAAATTCTGACATGCCTTTTTCAAGCTCTGGATCGGTTTCGAATACACCTTGCGATACTCTTTGCGCCGCTTTTTCAAGTCGTCGAGCCGGCTGACTTAACGCCCACGCTAACCACAACAACAAGGGCGTACTGATCAGCATAACAACCAATAGTAAACGAATGGGATGATCAAACAGTTGCAATAAAAAATTAGGCGGCTCATTCCATCTTGTGCCGGCATACAGGAAATAGGACTCACCAGCCAAGGTAATCGGCAACGGGCCAGAAATCATGGTTTTGCCATACAGCTGTTGCTGGGGGTTATCAGGATTATCCGTAGTCGTCACAAAGTTGCGTAACGAACGATAGCTCATGTCTTGGCGTCGATCATTGCCCAAGATATTGCCATTGAGGTCAGTGATAAAAAGACGCAATTTATTCCCCTCTTCATCTCGGCGACGGCGCGGATCAAGGCCATCTAATACGGAGTCTATGTCTGCAGCGGCCGAAAAAACCAATTCGACACGATCGCGTATTTGTACCATGCGGTCATAATGAGGCGGATCAATGTCTCGGGTTTTACGAGGATCAAAATGCGGCAAGACTAACACCGCTAAAATCACCAAAAACATGGTAAACCAAAAAATCGCGAAAATACGCCCATACAAGCTGGTGACATTAGGTAAACGCATTAATCTCCCTCCACCAACAGATAGCCACGCCCGCGCAAAGTTTTAATGCGCGGTTTGCCATTCGGCCAATCAGGTAATTTTTTTCGTAGGTTAGATACGTGCATGTCTAAAGCTCGATCGAACGCCGCTAAGCGTTTGCCCAATACATCAAGACTTAAGCCTTGTTTTGTTAGTACGGTGCCTGGATGCAATAAAAAATAATGCAAGAGCGCAAATTCGGTGCTGGTTAAATCCAACAACTCACCATTACAGTAGGCTTCCAAGCGACCCGGATACAATTTAATGTCTCGATATATCACAAAGTCATTATGTTGATTGTCGCCCTTCGTAACCTGAGTTCGTCTTAAAATTGCGCGAATTCTCGCCAGTAATTCACGCTCACTAAAAGGTTTAGGTAAATAGTCATCGGCACCGAGCTCAAGACCTACTACCCGATCGATTTCTTCGCCTTTAGCCGTCAGCATTAATACCGGCACGTCCCATTTTTCCCGCAATTGCTTTAGGGTTTCAAAACCGTTCAGTTTTGGCATCATCACATCCAGCAATACAAGGTCAATGTTGTCGTTCATCGCGACCAATCCATCGAGCCCATTGTATGCAGTAGACACTTCACAACTTTCAAATGATAAAACCTCTTTGAGCAGATCACTTAACTCAACATCATCGTCAATAATTAAAATATGTGGCATGTCTTTTTTCCTAAACAAAGTGAGTGTCACTGGACGACCATATTAAACTCGTTTGGTAAGTCGCTTTATTACGCCTATGTTACTTTGAAATCCTCTTTTAAACGCGTCCTTTACGTTACTTTACTTTACCAATACGCCACTTTACTTAAGAACCTCTATGCTACTTCCATGCGTTCAGAACACCATATCTATTACTAAATAAACGACTTTTTAAACAACTAACTAAACGAGCCAATTAATGGCCCAACTAACAGAAAAGGGTAAACACCATGAAAACATTGAAAATGACAAAAAAACTGCTTTTGGCTTCTGTCGCCCTTCCTTTCATCATCAGTGCTAGTAGCGCTTTTGCGTATGGTGGAAAGGATCACAAAGATCATCACGATAACGAATGCCGCCCAGGCCTTGATCGTGAAATCATGAAAGAGCTTAATCTTACGGATAGCCAAAAAGAGCAATTTAAAACTCTTCGTCAATCTCACAAAGAAGATATGAAAGACCGCGCTAAAGGCCATTCAGAGCAACGCGGTGAAAGACAAGACCAACGTGCAGAACAATTAAATGACTTATTACTGGCCGACACATTTGACGCAGCAAAAGCCACAGCAATGGCAAAAGAAATGCAAAGCCACAGAGAAGAACGTAAAGCAAAGCAAGACAGCTCAAAAGTAGAACGCCAAGTGCAAATGTTAAGCAAACAACACGAAATGCTGAGCATATTAACGCCAGAACAAAAAGCCAAACTCGTTGAACTGCAACAAGATCAAATGCAAGAATGCAGTGACGATAACGACGATGAAAAACCACGTCACAAAGGCAAAGATCGCCACTAAGGTGTCCATCTAAGCTACTGACTCATACATTGAGCACACCCTAAATAAAGGCGACTTTCGAGTCGCCTTTATTATGTGAATCTGGGCTTTAGCGACGTTTCCATATTCTCGCAACCGCACGATCACTGCCTAACCACCCCACTATTTCGCACACCAAGCCGGTGAACAAGAACATCATAATAGGGATAATACCCGCCGCTTCGCCGGTCATAATTGTCACCATTAAAGACACTGACGCAATCACCAAACACAGCAACCCCAACACAATGAGAATGGTTCTGTGGGAAGGTTTGTATTCATATTCTCCCTCACCTTCGCTCGATTCAAACAAACTCAACACAGGTGAACACAGTTTTCTTAGGATTTCTTTCATTCACATTTCCTTTTTAACCATTACCCACTTTTTAAGCAGCATCATAACCATAACGCTTTATAAGCATGCCATAAAAATTGATTCAATCCATATAAAAAGGGCCAATTGATCACAATCGGCCCTTTGAGTTTGATATGAGTTTGATATGAGTTTGATATGATTAAATGACTTTGGTTAGCCAGTTGTGCGTGTCTTCTGCTTTACCCCATTGAATATCATTCAAGGTTTGACGCAGTTTCTGAGCAATAGGACCTGGTTCGCCAGACCCTACTTTGTATTCTGTACCGTTATGAATAAAAGTACCGACCGACGTTAACACCGCCGCTGTGCCTGACAACACAGCTTCCACTTCTGGCTTCGCCGCGCGCGCTAATAGTTCTGCCACGGTCAAGTCACGCTCTGTTACGATCATCCCTAAATCAGCCGCTAACGTTAAGATAGAAGAACGCGTCACACCGTGTAAGAAACTCGTATCCAAACCCTTCGTGATGATCTCGTTGCCATCAATCAACAAGAAATTCGCCGCACCGGTTTCTTGCACATCGCCATTTGGACAGAATAAAATCTGATCGGCTTGCACTTCCGCCTTGGCTTTAGAAATCGGACCTAGCGCACTGGCGTAGTTAGCACCACTTTTGATCATGCCCATATGTGGCGCACAACGCATGCCGGTTTCGTCTAGCAGTAAACGTAATGCTTTTGCGCCACCGGTAAAATAATCGCCTACAGGGGACAACAAAACATACAACATTGACGTTGCCGTTGGTGCTGCAGCTTTGCCTACAGCGGCTTCGGTGCCTATGTGAGTCGGACGAATGTACATAGAACCCGGTGGCTCTGGCACATCCGTCGCAAATTCAGCCACGACATCCACAATCATCTTAGCAATTTGAGCTTCATCAATAGACGGCAAAGACAACAAACGGCTGCTTTGTGCCAAACGCTTGATGTTTTGATCCATACGAAAAACATGCACACTGCCGTCTGCATGACGGAAGGCTTTTAGCCCTTCAAAGCACGTGCTGGAATAATGTAAAACGTGCGCCCCAGGGTGCAATTGAATGCTGTCTGATGCGACAATGCTCGCGTCACTCCATTGATTATTTTCAAATGTTGCCAATGCCATTTTAGGCATAAACACGCTACCAAAAGCCGCCATTATTGCTTCCTAATATAGTTAAATGATTGCGAGTAACACGCCGAAAAAAAGCGCATCACCCAATGTTTACCTGATAATAAAACGGAAAACCGAATGAAGAAAGTAAATCATAAATCACAGGCGAAATAGAAGCGCTATTACCAAGAAATTAACGCATGAACAGGCAAAAAAATGTACTGACCATTAAGTAACCATTAATGAGTCATGAGGTTACAGCTCAATCACCCCAGCATGGTCACCAAGCAAACTGCCAACGTGACTCACTAATACCAATATCTCTGGCTTATAATCTTGTTGTAATGACAGGCAAATCGTTTCAATTGTTGCTTTATCCAAACCATCGAACGGCTCATCTAATAAAAGTACCGGCGCTTTTCTTAATAACAAACGCGCTAATGCCAGACGCTTGCGCTGTCCACCGGATAAATTACGACCTTGCGAACTCAATAAGGTATCCAATCCGTTTGGTAAGCTCTTTACCCAGTCCGCCAAGGCAACAGCACCCAACACAGACCATAACGCTTCTACCGTCGCATCAGGATTACCCAAACGTAAATTAGCCGCGATACTTTGTTGAAATATATACGGGGCCTGTGGCAAATAGCTTAATTGCTGCTGATACACAGTATTGCCGAACAACTCAGTTACTTCATCGTTGATCAACGCTTGGCCGGTCGATAAACAATCCCCGGCCATGGACGCAAGCAATGTCGACTTACCTGAACCACTTCCCCCCCGAATCCATAAGGTGTCACCTGTCTCTATGGTTAAATCAATCGCGTCGTTGCCCATACCGCTGGCGGCATGAAAACCTCGCCAATGCTGAAAAGACAAACGACGAAGCTGCCCTGCAATACAGGTAAACGTGTCTTGTTCTGAGTCTTTTGGCGCGTCATAAAGTTGATTGAGCCTGCGCAGCCCAACCTGAGATTGACCTTGCGCGACAAACGATTGAACAAGCGGCAGCGCCAACTCGTTAACAGCGAGTAAAGACAGCACAAAACCCACAACCCAAGTACCTTGTACGTTGTCTAGCAGCATCCACCGCCCTGATGGCAAATCCAACTCACTGACCAAATAGAAGCTACTGGCAATCAATGAAACAGTAATCCAATAAGCTAAGAAGCGCCCCACGCTGACTGCGTTTTGAATATGAATTTCTGTGCGGCGCTGGCGTTCATCCAGTTGCCCCAAACGTTTAGCATACTCTTTCCAATGTCCGCGTATCGTTAGCGTCACTAACGCAGAGAATAAGCTAACAAAACGACTACGGCGATGCACGCCCAAAATCTGCCCAACATGCACAGCATGACTGGCAAAGCGACCACAAACATAAGGCACCACCACAATATGCAGCAAGGCCGCTGTCGCCATAGGCCAAAGCAATGCAGGTAAAATGAAATAAGCAAATATCGACACCGCCACATAACTTGCTACAGCGTAAATCCAAGGTAAAAACACGACTAACGGCCAACGAATAATCTGATCCAGATCACTGACCAAACGCTGAAGCAAGTCGCCTCTTGTCTGCTCATGCAAATTTGCCGCATCCTTTGCAACTCGCTGATCCCAAACCCACAGACGTAATGTTTTTAATAAACCCAGCAAATGGTTGTGCGCCGCAACCTGCTCACCATAACGACCTGCGGTACGAAATATCGACAAACCACGAACAATGGCGCCCGGCGTTAAATAATTAAAAAACATGCCTGCGCCTACCGCAGTCGCCAACCCTGCCGCTGAAATAAACCAGCCTGACACACCGAGCAGCGCTACCCCTGACAAACTGGCGACTACGCCCAGTAAAACGGGAACAACAAAGCCCCAAGGGTTCGTAAATACAAGCTGTCTAAGTGATAGTTTGGTTGTTTTTTTCATACACACCTCTTTTGCTCAGCGCCCAATGTTTATCGGCCCACATAATGGGATGTGTATCATGGCTAACAATCAATAAGGTTTTACCCTTTGACACCTGATTCAATGTCTCTAAAACCGCATCAGCGGTTTCTTTGTCAAGCCCAGAACAAGGTTCATCAAGCAACCAAACATCCGCTTGGGACAGCAAGGCTCGGGCGATGGATAATCGCTGCATTTGACCACCCGACAAACCCGAACCTAGTTCTGTTAGCGGCGTTTCAAGGCCATTTGGCAAGACTCGAATAAAGTCATCACAATGGCTTTTACACAGAGCCTCTTGAAGTGCCTCTTCTGTAGGCATCTCGATACCTAGCAACAAGTTACGCTTAATGCTGCCGTTTACCCACTCAGGCGTTTGTGGCAACCAAGCCAATTTCGCGCGCCATTCAGACAAGTCGAGCGCTTGAAACGGGCGCCCTTTCACGTAGAACTCACCCTGATACGCTTCTTCAAACCCTAATAAAAGATGCAATAAACTGGATTTACCCACGCCAGATTCGCCACTTAGCCAAACTCGTTGACCTTCTAGCACGTCAACCGAGATCGGTGCTAAACGATGGCGACCAGATTCAAGCCAGCCCACTTTTCTAAGGCTCAAAAATGCTTGTGTATTAATCGCCTCTGACCCACCTGAATCAGCGGGTGTATCCAAGAAAATATCAAGAATACTGTCGGAGCCGCTGTTTACGCCGGCTGTTGTTGCCGTTGTCGTTGTGTTCAATATTTCTAATAAATCGGTCGCAGCGGCTTCTGCTTTTTGTTTGGCGTGATAATCATTACCTAGCTGGCGCAATGGCAAATAAAATTCAGGGGCTAATAGCAGCAAAAACATCGCCTGCATTAACGTTACCGGTGAAGTGCCTTGCTGCCATGGTAAAGCTTCTAACAAGCCAAGCCCCAGATACAGCGCAATCATGGCGATCGATAAGGAGGCAAACAACTCAAGGGTCGCCGTCGACAAAAAAGCCAACACCAGCACACCCATGGTGGTTTTTTGGTACGATTCCGCACTAAAGGACAAACGGTCTCGAGCTTCATCCGTTCGATTTAATCGTTTCAATTCAGCCAAACCTTGACTCAAATCCATAAACTGGTTAGACAGCATAGCCAACACATTAAACTGGCGACGGTTTGCCTGAGCGGCTTTGTGTCCCACGAAAATCATAAACACAATAACCAAAGGCGCCGTTAGTATGAAAACAAAAAAAGCAATCCAAGAAATGGAGACAACAGAAAGGAGAATAACGCAAGGAATAAGGGTCACCATAAACACTTGAGGCTTATAGCGACTGAAAAAATCGTCTAACGCGTCTACCTGTTCATAAACACGCGTTGACAGTGCCGCATCTTCTTCAATTCTCAGTCGAGCTGGGCCCAACTCAGTCAGATGTGACACCAGCTTATGACGCAAGCCGTAACGAATGTCACGGCTTGCACTGGTGCAAATACGCTCACGAGCAAAGCTTGCTAGAGCGCGCAGTAAAAGAGCAAACAAACCAAGGCATAAAAGTGACAAGGAAAAAGATTGGTGCAAGGCCATGTCCGAAAAGACATGCGCAAACGCCCAAGCTTGAAGCACAAGAGCCACCGCGAACAAGAACCCAAAACCTTGGGCCCAACGATATTTTGAGGATTGCTGATTAGATAACGTATCTAAAAAACTCACTTCCGGTGTTTTAACACGACTCGCTCTCGGTGACTTCTTTGCTTCCTTGTTTTTTGACATTGAGTTTACTGCTGCTCCTCTTCGCCGTCATAACCACTAAACTCTAACCATAATGCATTCACGATACCAAATGAACACGCCAATAAAATGCCGAGAACCCAAGCAAAATACCACATACTGTCTTCCTCCACGATAGGGTTCAATAGGAACCCTATCTAACAAATAACTAACAAATAACTAACAAATAACTAAAAAAAATCCGCGAATCGCTAAGATTGGCTTAATACAACGAGTGAGTGTTGTCTTCCAAATGCTTCTTAGTCAAACGACCATACATAACGAAGTAACTCCACAGGGTATAAGTCAGTACGATTGGTACAAAGATACAAGCAACAACGAACATGATCATCATGGTGTTATGGCTGGATGTCGCATCCCAAATGGTCAAACTCATGCTCGGAAAACTTGAAGATGGCATCAAGAACGGGAACATAGACCCGCCCGCTGTCACGATAATGCCCGCAATACCCAAGGATGAACTCAAGAAAGACAAGGCGCCTTTTTTCATTACCGCAGCTAGTGCCGCCACCAACATACCAACAATACCCACCATTGGCGCCAAAATAAGCACAGGGTAAGTCGAGTAATTGGTTAGCCAGGCACCCGCTTGTACCTCGGCGGTTTTCATCAAGGGTGTCATAGCCGCGTTGCCATCAATCGCGCTCGTAAGCACGTATCCATCAATGCCGTACGCCAACCAAATACCTGCGACAATGAAAAGTACCGCAGCTAAAGTGCCTGTTACCGCTGTTGCTTTACATGCTTTACGATACAAGTCAGCGTCTGTCTTCATTTGTAACCAAGCACCCCCTTGTGTCATTAACATTAATAAGCTAACCAGACCACAAAGAATACCAAAGGGGTTCAGCAAACCAAAAAACGAACCGGTATACGTCACACGCAAGTAGTTATCAAACTCAAACGGCACACCTTGCAACAAGTTACCAAACGCCACGCCGAAAATAATAGGCGGAACGGCGGAGCCGAATACAATGCCCCAATCCCAGCTAGTACGCCACTTTGAATTCTCAAGTTTAGAACGGTAATCAAAACCGATCGGACGGAAGAACAACGCGGCCAAAACCAACATCATCGCGAAATAAAAACCAGAGAATGAAGTCGCATACACAACAGGCCAAGCCGCAAATAAAGCACCACCTGCTGTGATAAACCAAACCTGATTACCATCCCAATGAGGGGCAATCGAGTTGATCATAATTCGGCGCTCTGAGTCTGTGCCGCCAATAACTTTTAGCAAGCTACCCACACCCATATCAAACCCATCGGTTACTGAAAAACCAATGAGCAAAACACCGATCAGTACCCACCAAATGACTTTTAATAATTCGTATTCCATTTTATACCTCCTGCTTCAGCTGAGCGGTTTCTTGTTCAAGCGCATAACGACCAGTGTGTAAACTGGAAGGTCCCTGCTTCGCGAAACGAATCATCAGGTACATTTCAGCGACCAAGAAAGCGGTATACAAGACAGCAAAACCAATAATGGTGGTCCAAATCTCACCCGCGGTCAGGTTAGAAACCGCCACGTGAACAGGCAGAATTTCACCAATGGCCCATGGTTGACGACCATATTCAGCGACAAACCAACCCAGTTCATTTGCGATCCAAGGCAGTGGCAAACACAAGATAATCAGTTTCAAAAACAGCGGATTCTGCCCTATACGACGACGCGCATTCTGATAAAAAGCCGCCGCGAAAACGAACAACATGATAAAACCACATGCCACCATGGCACGGAATGCGAAGAACAATGGCGCTACCTGAGGAATAGAATACTCCACCGCTTGGTCGATCTCTTCGGATGTCACTTTGTTCATATCTTGGTTAAACGCAGTGACCAGTAAACCGTAACCCAGGTCGTCTTTTACTTTTTCGAAGTTAGACTTAACCAGTGGATCGGTTGAACCATTGCGCAATTTTTCGAGCAACTGATTGGCATAAATACCATTAATAATACGCTGGCGATTATGCTCTTTTAGCTCTTTAATACCTTCCACTTCACCATCCAGTGAGCGGGTAGCAATAATACCCATTAGGCCAGGAATCTTAAGCGCAAATTCAGTTTCCTGAAGCTCTTGGTTAGGAAAGCCGATTAAGGTGAAATCAGCAGGGGCTTCCTGTGTTTCCCACTCAGCTTCAATAGCGGCTAATTTTACTTTTTGCACCTCGCCAAGCTCGTAACCAGATTCATCACCCAATAGGATAACGCTCATGATAGACGCTAAACCAAACGCAGAAGCAATGGCAAATGAGCGACGGGCAAACGCAAGATCGCGACCTTTCAATAGGTAGTAACTTGAAATCACCAGAACAAACATAGCGCCGGTTGTATACCCTGCAGAAACCGTATGAACAAATTTCACCTGAGCCACAGGGTTAAGTAGCAACGCACCAAAATCAACCAATTCCATTCTCATGGTTTCGTAATTGAATTCAGAGCCGACGGGGTTTTGCATCCAGCCGTTTGCGATTAGGATCCATAAAGCAGAAAGGTTAGAACCCAACGCCACACCCCATGTCACCATCAAGTGTTTTACTTTGCTCAAACGATCCCAACCAAAAAAGAACAAACCCACAAGCGTGGATTCTAGGAAGAAAGCCATCAAACCTTCGATCGCCAAAGGCGCACCGAAAATATCCCCTACATAGTGGGAATAGTATGACCAGTTTGTTCCGAACTGGAACTCCATTGTCAGACCCGTCGTCACCCCTAAGGCAAAGTTAATACCAAACAATTTGCCCCAGAACTTCACCATGTCCTTGTATATTTGCTTACCGGTAATCACATAGACAGATTCCATGATGGCGAGCAAAAAAGACATCCCGAGTGTCAAAGGGACAAACAAGTAGTGATACAGCACTGTAAAAGCAAACTGAAACCGCGATAGTTCCACTACAGCTTCGTTAATCATATGACTTCAACCCATTCATTTAGCTGAGAAAAAAGACGTTTGCAGACACTTCCATACCAGAGTGCTCTTATTATCTAACGCCCACCGGAGCCTCAAACCATTTGAAGCTTCCTATAAGGTAATATTATGATTGCAGTTACCATTTAAAACATTGCGTTAGATCAAGAGAATGAGAGTGAAACAAAGAAGTGTATGAATAAATTCTTATATACAACCATCATCAAGGTCATCACATAGGCGATTAACCGATATTGGTCACCTGTTTTTCATCACACCAGCCTCCAAAAAGTCAAAAAAAAGGACGCTCTAATAAGCAT
The sequence above is a segment of the Marinomonas sp. IMCC 4694 genome. Coding sequences within it:
- a CDS encoding RNA methyltransferase, with the translated sequence MKKNTVSIGLSNPKDITNVGSVMRAAGCYQADQVFYSGKRYDRATKMSTDTQKASTSIPLINIDSLGLENFIDAVDADTKIVCVDLVQGATPLPAFHHPEKALYIFGPEDGTIAQNLIDRADYVVFVPTIGCMNLAASVNVVLYDRLAKSPRAIAGDELIRQSKDVNNNIKVKVKVTAKPTNG
- a CDS encoding class I SAM-dependent DNA methyltransferase; this encodes MSDNTLYTDLSGYYDLMCADINYQAQSKSVQRLDQIFGNQGKRHLDLACGTGPHIAYLLQEGYQCSGLDINQPMLDLAKQRCPEANYSLGNMCAFETIEPYDLITCFLYSIHYSGDIAQLRSCIDSAHKALNEGGVFCFNAVDKHHIDNALFAKHDVKHGGSVFSFGSSWYYSGEGEKQTLKLSIKKAEQHSEQHWQDEHPMVALSFNELQTLLDAYFEVHIFEHDYDKILPWGEQSGNAVFVCIKK
- the cpxA gene encoding envelope stress sensor histidine kinase CpxA, which translates into the protein MRLPNVTSLYGRIFAIFWFTMFLVILAVLVLPHFDPRKTRDIDPPHYDRMVQIRDRVELVFSAAADIDSVLDGLDPRRRRDEEGNKLRLFITDLNGNILGNDRRQDMSYRSLRNFVTTTDNPDNPQQQLYGKTMISGPLPITLAGESYFLYAGTRWNEPPNFLLQLFDHPIRLLLVVMLISTPLLLWLAWALSQPARRLEKAAQRVSQGVFETDPELEKGMSEFRQAGASFNQMVEAVNRMMSGQQRLLSDISHELRSPLTRLRMAQALAWRKLGESPDLIRIDTEAQRLEQMIAKLLALSRVQVDSHLQREAQPLCHLFDELFADSQFEAEQMGKSMLLPVVPDRTMMCDSPLIMSALENIIRNAIHYGKKTIHVSFDVTPTTFTVRVEDDGEGVPEDELDSIFRPFYRVSTARDRHSGGAGLGLAIAESAIRQHQGVILAKRSALGGLLIEVTLPLLSR
- a CDS encoding response regulator gives rise to the protein MPHILIIDDDVELSDLLKEVLSFESCEVSTAYNGLDGLVAMNDNIDLVLLDVMMPKLNGFETLKQLREKWDVPVLMLTAKGEEIDRVVGLELGADDYLPKPFSERELLARIRAILRRTQVTKGDNQHNDFVIYRDIKLYPGRLEAYCNGELLDLTSTEFALLHYFLLHPGTVLTKQGLSLDVLGKRLAAFDRALDMHVSNLRKKLPDWPNGKPRIKTLRGRGYLLVEGD
- a CDS encoding CpxP family protein, with the protein product MKTLKMTKKLLLASVALPFIISASSAFAYGGKDHKDHHDNECRPGLDREIMKELNLTDSQKEQFKTLRQSHKEDMKDRAKGHSEQRGERQDQRAEQLNDLLLADTFDAAKATAMAKEMQSHREERKAKQDSSKVERQVQMLSKQHEMLSILTPEQKAKLVELQQDQMQECSDDNDDEKPRHKGKDRH
- a CDS encoding branched-chain amino acid aminotransferase, encoding MAAFGSVFMPKMALATFENNQWSDASIVASDSIQLHPGAHVLHYSSTCFEGLKAFRHADGSVHVFRMDQNIKRLAQSSRLLSLPSIDEAQIAKMIVDVVAEFATDVPEPPGSMYIRPTHIGTEAAVGKAAAPTATSMLYVLLSPVGDYFTGGAKALRLLLDETGMRCAPHMGMIKSGANYASALGPISKAKAEVQADQILFCPNGDVQETGAANFLLIDGNEIITKGLDTSFLHGVTRSSILTLAADLGMIVTERDLTVAELLARAAKPEVEAVLSGTAAVLTSVGTFIHNGTEYKVGSGEPGPIAQKLRQTLNDIQWGKAEDTHNWLTKVI